GCCACACTATAAGCTTGAGGAGAAAAAAAACTCGTATTTGTTGATGCTTCAGCCTCTTCTGTCGTAGCGAAAACTTCTTTTGATGAATCATCTTCCCGATTCACCAAACTACTGATACCTATGGACATTGGTAGTAAACCAAGTAATCCAATCCAGTTTTTGGATAATACTAACCCACCAAATAAACCAGGAAGGCTAAGGATTAGCAGAACTGTAAAACCTAGAAACTGACCAGCAACTATATGCCGAGGACGAAGGCTAGTATTTATTTGAGAAAAAAACAATAATAAAATGACAATATCATCAATATTAGTGGCAATGAACGCAATTGCCCCTGTAGTAATTGCAGTAACTAATTCGTTCATATTTTACAGCAGTTTTCAGGTCTTTAGGCCGATAAGATAGGGAATGGGTATTAAAAAGTAGTGTAGTTCAATTACTTGAAAGGTTAATTTGGTATGGTGAGAAATCGTAGGTTCTAAAAATCCAGGATGAGTAAGCTAGGGACAGTCTTCAGTGAAGGGATTATTGCCTTCATAGCCACTAACATAGATGACATCATTATCTTGTTAATATTTTTTTCACAGATAGATGTTAATTTTCGGCGGCGGCATATCTTACTCGGTCAATATCTGGGTTTTTCAGCCATTATCATCGCTAGTTTACCAGGATTTTTTGGGGGATTGGTCATACAGCGAGAATGGATAGGATTGTTAGGACTGCTACCAATAGCAATTGGTATTCAACAATTAATATATAGAAAAGAAGAACCTATAACAGTTCAGACAGTCAGTAGTGATTTTACTCAATCTACACCTACTAACCCGGTATTGTCTTTTATTTTGAGTGTTTTGCACCCCCAAACCTATAAAGTGGCAGCAGTAACGATCGCTAATGGTGGTGACAATATTAGTATATATATCCCTTTATTTGCTGGTCATGACCTTGCCAGTTTGGGAATAATTTTAGGTATATTTTTTATCATGGTAGGGGTTTGGTGTGCGATCGCTTATTTTTTAAGTCGTCAACCTACCATTGCTTATATTTTAAGTCGCTACGGTAAAGCTGCTGTACCTTTTGTTTTAATCGGCTTAGGTCTGTTCATTATGTATGAGCGAGGTACATTCACTCTCCTGCCTTGGGTGAGAAGTTAATCAATGTTGGATTTTGAATACTGGATTTGAGATTGAACGATGAAAACTCCAATCTGAAATCTAAATATCCACAAAATGGTTAATATTCGAGCTTCAACGAAAAAGTTTTTGTTTACCAATTCTTAACCTAGACGAGGTTTAGCATCAATATAATAATTTGACAATAATTTGACTTATTGAAAGCTATAGAGTTGTCGGGAAATAAAAGATAAGTGAGGCAATGCTGGTCTTGTAATTGGGATTCTCTTAAGCAGCCATCAAGTAGAAGTTCCATAATCCTGCTGCGGTCAGCATCAAATGGTCATCAAAGTTTTCAATCCGATTACGATAAATGACACTGGCGGCGTTGTAGCGCTTCACACCAGCAAAGGCATTTTCGCAAACTACACGGGATTGACTCAATTGACGATTCTCCGTTTTTTGAAGGTCACTTAACTTGCCCCCTTTGGGCTTTTTGTGAGGAAGATGGAGATTGTCATACTGCTTCTGTAATCCCTGAAAGCCCGAGTCTACTTCAATCGGAATTTCATCAGGCACACTACCTGCAATGTCATCTTCGTCATGAAAACGTTTGTCATGCAGTTTGCCTTCTCGTGCTTTGCTTAAGATCAAGACCCGTTTGGTTTCATCAACTGCCGCCAAGTGTTTACGCGTATGACGTTTCTTTTTACCGGAGTAATTCTGTTGTTGTTGTTCTCTTTCTTGAGGTCGCGCAATTGGGCGTTCTGTCCCATCAATCATCACTCGTTGCACTCCTGGAAAGCGTGACAAAAATGCTTCAATGCTTTCGAGATGGCGTTCCGGCAGCGCCATCTTCTGTCCCAAAGCCGCTTCTAATATTGGCTGCAATCGATGCATCCACTCATGTGCCTGGGAGCGATGCATATCAAAGAGCAGTCCCGCCACATCAAAGGTCGGATAACATTTGAAATAGAAAAGGATGAAAAACAATTTGTCTTGGGCTGTAAGTAAGCGGGCTTTGCGTCCTCCACCCAGGCCACGTTGACGAGGCTTGGCCTGTTGAGTATCTAGGTACATCGTGGTAAACGTGGGCAAAAGGGCATCAAATGCTTTCCGGTTCAACCCAGTTAATGCCCTCAACAGTCGGTCTTGCTTCAGCGCACCTTCAATATTCAGCATCATTCTTCCCTACCACTGCTGTCTATTCTCTCTTATTTCCCGACAAGTCTTATGTAATGCGATACTCCCTTATACCTGCGATTCGGTGCAATTCTATCCGTTTTCGCCCAACCATCCAACCTGTTTTTTGTCTGATTTCAGCGATCGCCCCGTTTTTGTGCTTTACCTCAGCACAAGCTCAGATAATCGGACAAGATATCACTTCAATTACTACTGACATTGCTTCGTTTCCTACTATATCTATTACCAAAGTTGCAGGTGACAGCGAATTTGCAGGTAATACTTTTACTCTCAACTTCGGTGGGCAAATTCAATCAATTACAGGATTGACAACCACAGGAAGCAGCACAACATTTAGATACATCCCTGCTTTTGTGCAGATTCGCCGTAACCCCGCTACAGATGACAGAAAGCTAGCTTAGTCGCTAATTCTTGTTTTCCTATGAATACTGGAACGAACGGAGGAATAGATTTAGCTGCACCTAACTTGGGTGCCGTCTTTTTGGAGAGTGAGTGAGCAGCGAAAAACTTTTACAACCAAACTCTATTACCGAGTCTTGTCAAACCTGATGAACTAATTTCCAACTTACCATCATCAAGATGGCATAAATAATAAACCGTAGTGGGCGTTGCGGAGCTATTTGACAGACTTTAGCACCTAATAATACTCCTGGCACAGAGCCTAACCATATAGGCAGTACCAAACTCCAATCAACTGTTCCCAGGCTGAGATGGCCGAGAGCTGTAAATAGCAGTAAAATTGCTGCGTGCGAAATATCTGTACCCACTAACTTCCGTGCATCAAGGCGGAAAAACGCAATCAGCACTAGAGCAAACATTGAACCTGATGAGACGCTAGTTAGACCAACTAAACAGCCTAAAATGGCCCCCAGAGTGATTGTTAGGAAGCGGCCAAAGTTAGTTTCTAAGTCTAACTTTGGTAGTTCGGGTAAATTGAATTTGGGTAAAAAAGTCAATAACAACAATTGCACTAGTGCTAAAGCTGTGACTAGCAAAATCATCATACCAAGCAAACGGAGCAAGATGCTATCCAGGTTATACTCACCTGTACGTTTAAGAAAGTGCAAAATTCCCACCCCAAATAGTGAGCCTGGAACACTTCCGAATGCCAGCCATTTGACAACTTCTGTATCCAGAGTTTTCTGTTCCCAATGCTTGACGCTACCAACAATCTTCATCAATGTGGCAGCTACAACATCAGAACTCACTGCGATGGAAGGCGGAACTTGAAAAACAAAAATCAACATTGGAGTAATGAGAGAGGCTCCGCCAATCCCCGTCAAACCAACTATGATTCCAACAAAGAAGCTTAAGAATGGTAGTAATAAATAGTGCATACTCTTTGGGGGTTTGAGAAAGTCAGCTAGAACTTTACTACTAGAAAGCAATAACTCAGCCGAATTACAGCTCAGTGGTAGATAGAGCTAGTCATGGCAAGTTATTGTGTTTCTCAAAGGATGAGTGACACAAAAAAGGTTATCCAGCTAAAAGTTAGGGCAGAGGATTACTGGACAACTTAAAACCTGTCTGGAAGTTTTTGGAAGCATGACAACTGACATTTACCTGAAACAGACTTTGATAACTGCTTATGGGTCAGTTGTTTGACTAAAATCAACTTCTTACTGGTTTTTTTGCGGTTTTACATGTAAAAGCCGGTAAAACTATGTGCTTACCGTATTTTACTTGTAAACACGATCAAACGTCTAGCGTATTCGTTTTGTATATCGCTATATTTTCTGGATAATACACCGCAAGTCTAATGACTCATGGAAAATTTTATTTTTACAACCCAGTCAAAATCCTGTTTGGCAAAGCTCAAATCGCCAATATTGCTGCTGAAATTTCTGTTGATGCCAAAATATATTATTACCTACAGTGGGGGTAGCATCAAAATTAACGACGTTTATAACCGGGTGAAGTCTGCGTTGTCTGGACGGCAAAAAACACTTGACTAACGAGCATGTATACTGCTAAAAGTAAACAGACCGAATAGTCTGTAATTTCCAATTCAATAAACTACACGACTCCCTACTCTAATAAATCGCTGTAATGTCCAAAGGCGAAGAAACAAAAAGTAGAATTCTCCACCAAGCAGCCGAACTGTTTAACCAACAAGGGTATGCAGGCTCATCAATGTCAGACATTATGCGTGTTACTGGATTGCAAAAAGGAGGAATTTACAATCACTTTCAAAGCAAAGACGATCTCGCATTACAGGCTTTTGATTTTGCGATCGCTCGCATTAAACAGCATACTAGATTTGCATTGCGAAGCAAACGCCATGCAGTAGAACGCCTGCAAGCAATCATTGGGATATTTAGTAGCTTCGCAGAAAATCCACCTATCAAAGGAGGGTGTCCACTGCTGAATACTGCTGTGGAAAGCGATGATGCTCATCCGGCGTTGCGGGAACACGCTCAACAGGCGATGAACTCTTGGCTGCATCTAATTCGTCGAATTATTGAAACGGGAATTGCCAAGGGTGAAATTCGCTCTGAAGTAAGTGCTGATGAAATTGCCACCATCATAATTGCAACGCTGGAAGGAGCCATAATGATGAGTAAGCTTTATGGAGATTCAATTCACATGTACAGGGTAATTAATCACCTGAATCAATACTTGGAAAATCACCTTTAAATGTATGGTACAAATCAAAGTATATTCTTTAGCAGACAAATTAAATCTTATTAAAGCGGAGCTATCAAATGTAATCCATACCTCCCTTATAGAGGTTTTACAGCTTACCCCTGAAAAAAGATTTCACCGTTTTTTCCCACTGGATAAATCAGATTTTTATTATCCATCTGATAGAACAAACAACTATCTAGTTATCGAAATTAGTATGTTTGAGGGGCGCTCAGTGGAAACAAAAAAAGAGTTGATTCGCCTGCTAATTAAAAATATCAATGAAAAATTCAATATTCCTATATGCGATATTGAAATCACAATTTTTGAAACGCCCAAATCTAACTGGGGTATTAGAGGTTTACCTGGCGACGAGTTAACCTTAAACTACAAAGTAGAAGTTTGAAATTGTTGTAGGTAATGGGTTATTAGACAATTAATAACTACTCATACTTGAAAAGAGTAAAATTTTTTAGAATTTTACAGACCGATCGGTTTTAAAATATTAAGAGAAATAATGCTAGTAAATAACAGTTTGCACAGACCACTAGAAGTAGTATTAGAAATTCCTGTAAGAACATACGACATTGACTTTATAGGAATCGTAAGCAATATTGTATATATCAGATGGTTAGAAGATTTACGTTTAAAGTTTTTAGATGAACATTGGCACCTCAATCAACAAATTGCTCAAGGATATGCACCTGTTCTAGCTGGAACTGAAATTGAATATAAACGTCCGATAAAAATTATTGACCAAGTAATAGGACGTTTATGGCTAAGTAATTTAGGACGATTGAAGTGGACTGTACAGGCTGAAATTTTCTCTAATAATGAGTTAGCAGCAGTAGCTAGTCAAAAGGGTGCTTTTGTCAGTTTACAAAATAGTCGTCCTATTCCTATTCCAGAGGAATTAAAGAATAAATATTTAGAGCATCAAAAAGGGAATCTGAAAGACTAAGTAAGTTGGCACAATCAAAACAAACTATGTAAATAAAAATGAACTAGGCTAAAATCCTCAAGCAAATCAGCTAAAAACACTATAATTTGCTTAAAGCGTGATTTATCCTACTCTTAGACCGGCGATCTTGATTCTGAATCTATTGATAACTTTCCTTGCACTGACTTACGAACCATTGACCAACTGTGGCTAAAATACAGCAATGGGCAATGGGCACTTTGGGTTTAGTGTGCAAAAGCGAATTTGGGAAAGCGTTGGAAAAGACTACGAAAAGTTTGGCGATCGCGTCGGATGGCAAAAAGGAATATTTTTTAATAAAGACTGGCTATATTACTCAGACCTTACTTTCAGAATAAATTCTCCAAGGGGACATTTGCCATGCGCGCCCGTGGACGCTGTTTGGATGGTCAGTAAGTTATCGATCTCTGCGGGCTCAAGAAGCATAGGGTTGGGTTTGGCCTTCTTCTCTCGCATTGAGACTTGTAAACGTTAATATATAAGTCTTACAGAAAATTGTGAAAATTCACAAACAATTCATTTTGCAGGAAGTATTACGTTTTCTACGTTTCCGTTACTTGGTACTGGGCATAAATTCCCTTTTAAAGTTGACAAATTGCTTTTAAAACTTGTAGCAACTGACTTGAACCCTCTCTTTCCATTAAATTTAATTCTGGCAACAGATAATAAATAGGGGGATTTCCTTGTTCGATATAGACAAACTGATAACTTCTACCATTAGTTGCTAATCCCCAAACTGATTTTTGATTATCTAAATTTTTATAAGCGTATGTGAGTAACTGAGGTAAACCTGTTGAAATATCAATCTGACTATTTTTAGATTCAATTAACAGTACCCAAAAGTATATTTGAGGTTTTGTATGTTTAGCTTTACTAATAGCTAAAATATCAAATCTTCCTTTAATTTTGATATCTTCATCTTCAACTTCAATATCAGCAATATTCTCCTCCAAAGCAATCTCGATAGGATAGCGATAAAAACCAGCTAACCTTAGTAAAGGAGCAACTGCAAGAAACTTTACTTGACCTTCAGAAACTTTACCTGCTGTAAGGTATCTATCAAAGTCATGCTGAATTTGTTTGAGTTCCTGCTGTTCTGCTTCCGTGAGAGGTTCCAGAGATAAGTAGTTAGAAAATGAGTCATTGTACTGCTTTTGAAAGCCAAATAGACGATGAACTTCTTCTAAAGATAAATTACGAGCGTTGAGAATTGTCATATATTTTTGCTTGATTAAGGTGCAACCCAATCCAAGTTACCTATATAAAACCTATGTTAACCCCTGCTTGACTGACCAACTTCAACGAAAAGGTTTTGTTAGTTAATCAAATATTAACCCTTAAGAAACTCCTCTTTAACTTCTTGACTCTGTGTTCTCTATGCCTCTGTGCCTCTGTGGTTAAATAAAAAGCTTTTGAACCGCAGAGACGCGGAGGCACAGAGAGAAAAAGAGATTTTAGAAGTATATTAGCTAAGTCTTCTTTTAACTTCCTCAGCTAAATTGACCAGTAGCACTTCTACTTGCTCACCTGATTTCAAATCTTTGAGCGAGGACTTTTGCGCTGCTGCTTCCTCAGAACCAATAATTACACAAAATTGAATTCCTTGTTTATCGGCTAGCTGAAATTGTTTACCCAAGGGACGCTTATCAAAATTAGTGATAACATTAATTCCAGCTTGACGCAGATGTTGTGAAACTTTTAAATAAGTTGGCATTAAATCTTCTTGCATATTCACTACCATCACCTGGGCTGGTGTAGCAGCTAAGGTACTAAGAATACCAGCTTTTAACAATCGACTAATTAAGCGAGTTAAACCGATAGAAATACCGACACCAGGCATTTTTTCACCCAAAAACACCCCAACTAATTCTTCATATCTGCCGCCAGAACAGATACTACCTAAAGCTTCATGCCCTAATAAGGTTGTTTCGTAAACTGTACCAGTATAGTAATCAAGACCACGGGCAATAGATAAATCAATACAGAAACGATTTTCGGTAACTCCAAGATTACGCACGCCTGCAATTACTGTTTCTAATTCGCTAATTCCAAGGCTTAATTGCTCAGTTTCTGGCAGATTTAGGGTGAGATGCTTAAGCTTATCTAATACTTCATCAACAGAACCATCAATTTTAATAAAATCAATAATTTTTTGAGTCTGTTCTCCTGAAACTCCCTCTTTTTCTAATTCTTGTTTTACTTTACTTTCACCAATTTTTTCTAAATTATCAACAATATTAATGCACGATTTAATTTTGTCTTCGGTAATTCCTACTGACTTAAAGAAACCTGTAAGAACTTTACGATTATTGATGCGAATCAGAAAATCACCGATATTAATTGCTTCAAATATTTCAGTAATAATTGCAGGCATCTGAGCATCATAGAGCAAGCTGAGTTCACGACGAGCAACTACATCAATATCACACTGGCGGAACTGACGAAAACGCCCATCTTTCGCGCGTTCTCCCCGAAAAACCATATCAGTTTGATAGCGGGCAAAGGGAAAGATTAACTCATTTAGGTGACGGGCAATATATGCTGCTAAAGGAACTGTTTGATCAAATTTTAAAGCTCTTGCTTCTGAACCAGTTTCACCCGATTTATCTTTACCAGTTTCGCCTGATTTATCTTTCTCGGCTTGTCGATTTGGTGGCAAGATGGGGTCAATGCCATAGATGATATTGTCGCCTTGATTCCCTTTAGCTTGTAGCACTTCTAAACGCTCTACAGCAGGTGTTTCAATGGGCGTAAATCCATAGCTTTCAAAAACTCTACGGATAATATCTAGCAAATATAATTCTAGACGCTTTTCACTAGGCAGAAATTCTGGGAAACCACTAGGAGTAGAAAAGTTTATTTTGTCACCTTTTGCCATGCGTGTACCTTACTAAATTGAAATTTGAGATGAAAGCTTAACGACTGGAAGCCGTGGCTACACAAACAAAGTCCGCCTGCGCGGACTGGAGAATAATAAGTGATTATCTCAGAGAACAGAAATTATTATCTTACCCGTTCTTCTTGAATTAGGGTGCGTTGAAATATGTGATTATTCTTAAACCAATGCCAAGTGCGGGCACGATTGTTATTGTCAGGACTAATGTAGATCATTTCATATAAGCTCATTTCTGGGTTTGTTTTATAACTAAACCACAAAATCACAATTGAATCATCGGCTTCCCAAGCTTTACCTTGAATACGTTCGGTGTCAAACCAGAGCTTATTATCTTTATAGCTTCCTGGAAATTCATACTCTTCTTGTTTGCCGTCAGACCATTTGTAGCGATTAATTTGGTAGTAGGGATGAGAACCATTTTCTGGAAATTGACAAGTTAAGTGAGACTCATAACTGTCGAGGATTTTTCCTGTTGTATCAATTAATGTATAAGTTCCTACCCAATCTCCCTCATGACGAACAAGTACGGGCATTTCTTCTCGAATATTAGACATTGCAATTTACCTCTCAACAAATTTAGGTAAGGCAT
The Nostoc punctiforme PCC 73102 genome window above contains:
- a CDS encoding cadmium resistance transporter, producing the protein MNELVTAITTGAIAFIATNIDDIVILLLFFSQINTSLRPRHIVAGQFLGFTVLLILSLPGLFGGLVLSKNWIGLLGLLPMSIGISSLVNREDDSSKEVFATTEEAEASTNTSFFSPQAYSVAAVTLANGSDNISVYVPLFASSSLESFLVIIGLFFLLLGIWCYGAYKLTHYRVIADILTRYVNNFVPFILIGLGAFIVLKSEALSLIKLAASCFCLMILVKNNGSSRVVMLK
- a CDS encoding cadmium resistance transporter, with protein sequence MSKLGTVFSEGIIAFIATNIDDIIILLIFFSQIDVNFRRRHILLGQYLGFSAIIIASLPGFFGGLVIQREWIGLLGLLPIAIGIQQLIYRKEEPITVQTVSSDFTQSTPTNPVLSFILSVLHPQTYKVAAVTIANGGDNISIYIPLFAGHDLASLGIILGIFFIMVGVWCAIAYFLSRQPTIAYILSRYGKAAVPFVLIGLGLFIMYERGTFTLLPWVRS
- a CDS encoding transposase, whose protein sequence is MMLNIEGALKQDRLLRALTGLNRKAFDALLPTFTTMYLDTQQAKPRQRGLGGGRKARLLTAQDKLFFILFYFKCYPTFDVAGLLFDMHRSQAHEWMHRLQPILEAALGQKMALPERHLESIEAFLSRFPGVQRVMIDGTERPIARPQEREQQQQNYSGKKKRHTRKHLAAVDETKRVLILSKAREGKLHDKRFHDEDDIAGSVPDEIPIEVDSGFQGLQKQYDNLHLPHKKPKGGKLSDLQKTENRQLSQSRVVCENAFAGVKRYNAASVIYRNRIENFDDHLMLTAAGLWNFYLMAA
- a CDS encoding sulfite exporter TauE/SafE family protein; this encodes MHYLLLPFLSFFVGIIVGLTGIGGASLITPMLIFVFQVPPSIAVSSDVVAATLMKIVGSVKHWEQKTLDTEVVKWLAFGSVPGSLFGVGILHFLKRTGEYNLDSILLRLLGMMILLVTALALVQLLLLTFLPKFNLPELPKLDLETNFGRFLTITLGAILGCLVGLTSVSSGSMFALVLIAFFRLDARKLVGTDISHAAILLLFTALGHLSLGTVDWSLVLPIWLGSVPGVLLGAKVCQIAPQRPLRFIIYAILMMVSWKLVHQV
- a CDS encoding TetR/AcrR family transcriptional regulator translates to MSKGEETKSRILHQAAELFNQQGYAGSSMSDIMRVTGLQKGGIYNHFQSKDDLALQAFDFAIARIKQHTRFALRSKRHAVERLQAIIGIFSSFAENPPIKGGCPLLNTAVESDDAHPALREHAQQAMNSWLHLIRRIIETGIAKGEIRSEVSADEIATIIIATLEGAIMMSKLYGDSIHMYRVINHLNQYLENHL
- a CDS encoding tautomerase family protein: MVQIKVYSLADKLNLIKAELSNVIHTSLIEVLQLTPEKRFHRFFPLDKSDFYYPSDRTNNYLVIEISMFEGRSVETKKELIRLLIKNINEKFNIPICDIEITIFETPKSNWGIRGLPGDELTLNYKVEV
- a CDS encoding acyl-CoA thioesterase — protein: MLVNNSLHRPLEVVLEIPVRTYDIDFIGIVSNIVYIRWLEDLRLKFLDEHWHLNQQIAQGYAPVLAGTEIEYKRPIKIIDQVIGRLWLSNLGRLKWTVQAEIFSNNELAAVASQKGAFVSLQNSRPIPIPEELKNKYLEHQKGNLKD
- a CDS encoding GUN4 domain-containing protein is translated as MDNFPCTDLRTIDQLWLKYSNGQWALWV
- a CDS encoding GUN4 domain-containing protein — encoded protein: MGNGHFGFSVQKRIWESVGKDYEKFGDRVGWQKGIFFNKDWLYYSDLTFRINSPRGHLPCAPVDAVWMVSKLSISAGSRSIGLGLAFFSRIETCKR
- the hisS gene encoding histidine--tRNA ligase, which translates into the protein MAKGDKINFSTPSGFPEFLPSEKRLELYLLDIIRRVFESYGFTPIETPAVERLEVLQAKGNQGDNIIYGIDPILPPNRQAEKDKSGETGKDKSGETGSEARALKFDQTVPLAAYIARHLNELIFPFARYQTDMVFRGERAKDGRFRQFRQCDIDVVARRELSLLYDAQMPAIITEIFEAINIGDFLIRINNRKVLTGFFKSVGITEDKIKSCINIVDNLEKIGESKVKQELEKEGVSGEQTQKIIDFIKIDGSVDEVLDKLKHLTLNLPETEQLSLGISELETVIAGVRNLGVTENRFCIDLSIARGLDYYTGTVYETTLLGHEALGSICSGGRYEELVGVFLGEKMPGVGISIGLTRLISRLLKAGILSTLAATPAQVMVVNMQEDLMPTYLKVSQHLRQAGINVITNFDKRPLGKQFQLADKQGIQFCVIIGSEEAAAQKSSLKDLKSGEQVEVLLVNLAEEVKRRLS
- a CDS encoding DUF3598 family protein — its product is MSNIREEMPVLVRHEGDWVGTYTLIDTTGKILDSYESHLTCQFPENGSHPYYQINRYKWSDGKQEEYEFPGSYKDNKLWFDTERIQGKAWEADDSIVILWFSYKTNPEMSLYEMIYISPDNNNRARTWHWFKNNHIFQRTLIQEERVR